A genomic window from Arthrobacter globiformis includes:
- a CDS encoding MFS transporter, translating to MGKLLADITPLRESPDFRRLWLGSAVSNVGSQLTLVAVGLEVYRLTQDSLYVGLLSIFALVPLVLGGLLGGSIADSHDRRTVALLSSAVLWLTTGGLALQAWLQVGNVWLLYALVAVQSGAQAINQPARSAIIPALLRKELLPAANALNMVTFGLSMTAGPLLAGVLVASVGFGWTYTLDVVSFVFAFWALLKLPPMPPGEAAGRAGVRSVVEGFRFLGTRPNLRMTFILDLIAMILAQPRALLPAIGALMIGGGEATVGILLASVAVGAFLAGLFSGPLGAVRRQGSAVAWSVMGWGASFAAFGLVVVLAGRSGSGGVTFWLVPAAICCGLAGIADSVSAVFRTTILQAATPDHLRGRLQGVFIVVVAGGPRLGDMLAGVGTKILSEGWVLLLGGTLCIVVAWMVARWQSGFLKYDARNPVP from the coding sequence GTGGGAAAACTTCTGGCTGACATCACTCCGCTGCGCGAGAGCCCAGATTTCAGGCGGCTTTGGCTGGGGTCGGCGGTCTCCAATGTGGGCAGCCAGCTCACCCTCGTGGCGGTGGGCCTGGAGGTATACCGGCTCACCCAGGACAGCCTGTACGTCGGGCTGCTCAGCATCTTTGCCCTGGTGCCGCTGGTGCTGGGCGGCCTGCTCGGCGGATCCATCGCCGACTCCCATGACCGCCGGACGGTGGCGCTTCTGTCGTCCGCGGTGCTGTGGCTGACCACCGGCGGGCTCGCCCTTCAGGCGTGGCTGCAGGTGGGCAATGTGTGGCTGCTGTACGCCCTCGTGGCCGTGCAAAGCGGTGCCCAGGCGATCAACCAGCCTGCCCGCAGCGCCATCATTCCCGCGCTGCTGCGGAAAGAGCTCCTGCCGGCCGCCAACGCACTGAACATGGTGACGTTCGGGCTGTCCATGACGGCGGGGCCGCTGCTCGCCGGTGTCCTGGTGGCCAGCGTCGGCTTCGGGTGGACGTACACGCTGGACGTGGTCAGCTTCGTCTTTGCCTTCTGGGCCCTGCTGAAACTTCCCCCCATGCCGCCCGGCGAGGCGGCGGGCCGGGCCGGGGTGCGGTCAGTCGTGGAGGGCTTCCGGTTCCTGGGCACCCGGCCCAACCTGCGGATGACGTTCATCCTCGACCTCATCGCGATGATCCTCGCCCAGCCGCGTGCACTGCTGCCGGCCATCGGGGCCCTCATGATCGGCGGCGGGGAAGCCACGGTGGGCATCCTGCTGGCGTCCGTCGCGGTGGGCGCCTTCCTCGCCGGCCTGTTTTCCGGACCGCTCGGCGCGGTGCGGCGGCAGGGGAGTGCGGTGGCCTGGTCGGTCATGGGCTGGGGCGCTTCTTTTGCAGCGTTCGGCCTCGTGGTGGTGCTGGCCGGGCGGTCCGGCTCCGGCGGCGTGACCTTCTGGCTGGTTCCGGCGGCGATATGCTGCGGCCTGGCGGGCATTGCAGACTCGGTGAGTGCCGTCTTCCGCACCACCATCCTGCAGGCCGCCACCCCCGACCACCTGCGCGGCCGGCTTCAGGGCGTCTTCATCGTGGTGGTCGCCGGAGGGCCGCGGCTCGGTGACATGCTGGCAGGCGTCGGCACTAAAATTCTGAGTGAGGGCTGGGTCCTGCTGCTGGGCGGCACCCTGTGCATCGTGGTGGCCTGGATGGTGGCGCGGTGGCAATCCGGTTTCCTGAAGTACGACGCGCGGAATCCCGTTCCGTAG
- a CDS encoding Fur family transcriptional regulator, protein MTDHPESHEAWAAALRAHGRRVTKQRLAVLAAVEHHPHSPAENILAAAREELPELTAQSVYVVLGDLTDLQMLRRFEPPHSPALYETRVGDNHHHAICISCGRVEDVDCAVGHAPCLTPHWNEDSHPMTIQIADVMYQGICGECQRAQKLPANVNDK, encoded by the coding sequence ATGACCGATCACCCGGAAAGCCACGAAGCATGGGCCGCGGCCCTGCGCGCCCACGGCCGCCGGGTGACCAAGCAGCGGCTGGCGGTCCTGGCCGCCGTCGAGCATCACCCGCACTCCCCGGCGGAAAACATCCTTGCGGCTGCCCGCGAGGAACTGCCGGAACTGACGGCGCAGTCCGTGTACGTGGTGTTGGGCGATCTCACTGACCTGCAGATGCTGCGCAGATTCGAACCTCCGCATTCCCCGGCGCTGTATGAGACGCGGGTGGGCGACAACCACCACCACGCGATCTGCATCAGCTGCGGGCGGGTGGAGGACGTCGACTGCGCTGTCGGCCATGCCCCGTGCCTGACCCCGCACTGGAACGAGGATTCCCACCCCATGACCATCCAGATCGCGGATGTCATGTACCAGGGGATCTGCGGAGAGTGCCAGCGGGCCCAAAAACTTCCTGCAAACGTAAATGACAAGTAA
- a CDS encoding catalase yields the protein MTAISTTQSGAPVTSDAHSKAVGADGAIILTDHYLVEKLAQFNRERVPERVVHAKGGGAFGTFKATEDISKYTKAAFLQPGVETEMLIRFSSVAGENGSPDTWRDPRGFAVKFYTSEGNYDLVGNNTPVFFIRDGIKFPDFIHSQKRLPGTHLRDADMQWDFWTLSPESAHQVTWLMGDRGLPASWREMQGYGSHTYQWINAEGERFWVKYHFKSNQGVKSMTSEQAEQLAGSDADFYIRDLSENIEAGNFPSWDLHVQVMPYEDAKTYRFNPFDLTKVWPHADYPLIKVGTMELNRNPENYFAQIEQATFAPSNFVPGIAASPDKMLQARIFSYADAHRYRVGTNHAQIPVNQPKNQVNNYSQDGAGRFLFNAPSVPVYAPNTLGGPAAVEPAVAGGGWENDGELTHAAHSLHAEDGDFVQAGTLYREVYNDGEKARFLDTITGAVGGVKRADIKERAIQYWTYVDAELGAKLRANLGAAPLSDAEAANKIG from the coding sequence ATGACTGCAATTTCGACGACCCAGTCAGGTGCCCCGGTTACGTCCGACGCCCATTCCAAGGCTGTCGGCGCTGACGGCGCCATCATCCTCACGGACCACTACCTCGTGGAGAAGCTCGCCCAGTTCAACCGCGAGCGGGTTCCGGAGCGTGTGGTGCACGCCAAGGGCGGCGGCGCATTCGGCACGTTCAAGGCCACCGAGGACATCTCCAAGTACACCAAGGCAGCGTTCCTGCAGCCCGGCGTGGAGACCGAGATGCTGATCCGTTTCTCCTCCGTCGCGGGCGAGAACGGTTCCCCCGACACCTGGCGGGACCCCCGCGGGTTCGCGGTGAAGTTCTACACGTCCGAGGGCAACTACGACCTCGTGGGCAACAACACCCCGGTGTTCTTCATCCGCGACGGCATCAAGTTCCCGGACTTCATCCACTCCCAGAAGCGCCTGCCCGGCACGCACCTGCGTGACGCCGACATGCAGTGGGACTTCTGGACCCTGTCGCCCGAGTCCGCCCACCAGGTCACCTGGCTGATGGGTGACCGCGGCCTGCCCGCCTCCTGGCGCGAAATGCAGGGCTACGGCTCGCACACCTACCAGTGGATCAACGCCGAAGGCGAGCGCTTCTGGGTCAAGTACCACTTCAAGTCCAACCAGGGCGTGAAGTCCATGACCAGCGAGCAGGCCGAGCAGCTGGCCGGCTCGGATGCGGACTTCTACATCCGCGACCTGTCCGAGAACATTGAAGCCGGCAACTTCCCGTCCTGGGACCTGCACGTGCAGGTCATGCCGTACGAGGATGCCAAGACCTACCGCTTCAACCCGTTCGACCTGACCAAGGTGTGGCCGCACGCGGACTACCCGCTGATCAAGGTGGGCACCATGGAACTGAACCGGAACCCGGAGAACTACTTCGCGCAGATCGAACAGGCCACCTTCGCGCCGTCGAACTTCGTGCCCGGCATCGCCGCGTCCCCGGACAAGATGCTGCAGGCCCGCATCTTCTCCTACGCGGACGCACACCGCTACCGCGTTGGCACCAACCACGCCCAGATCCCGGTGAACCAGCCCAAGAACCAGGTCAACAACTACAGCCAGGACGGCGCAGGACGCTTCCTGTTCAACGCTCCTTCCGTGCCGGTCTACGCACCGAACACGCTGGGTGGCCCGGCTGCGGTTGAGCCGGCTGTTGCCGGCGGCGGCTGGGAGAACGACGGCGAGCTGACGCACGCCGCGCACTCCCTGCACGCCGAGGACGGCGACTTCGTCCAGGCCGGCACGCTGTACCGCGAGGTCTACAACGACGGCGAAAAGGCCCGCTTCCTGGACACCATCACCGGTGCAGTGGGCGGCGTGAAGCGCGCCGACATCAAGGAACGCGCCATCCAGTACTGGACCTACGTCGACGCCGAACTCGGCGCCAAGCTCCGCGCAAACCTCGGCGCAGCACCGCTCTCCGACGCTGAAGCCGCCAACAAGATCGGCTAA
- a CDS encoding polysaccharide pyruvyl transferase family protein — MQSGPIYLIGPSGNPNFGDEFIAAAWLKYLAEVRPDADVWLDCPQPGLAQVLFDGLHPRLRVTNTVWRLVHETAELPLEDAAEIIRARVTGLGSPSYDLGLLKLREAESLHLIGGGFINENWSHHVGLVVAMRAVHGMTGARLIATGQGLMPALTSAPAELPLFQDFAHAAARDEAGAVAYGITQELDDAFLGVTAELARSTAEPGLYVCIQSDTADPERFGTAVDLARAAVEKAVAGGTKAFYVEAIPGADRVAYEQLADLIPEERFLPFLHIWAHGLPLSADQTWVTSRFHFHLLAASAGARGLAVGMKKGYYDVKHESLASLGSGWSLALDGEDPGIPESRGSLRDELPALIARKRAEADKIYPPLPGQSASETPGPPTAGSLKARLFNKALAAPRRNKIRPGAL; from the coding sequence ATGCAGTCGGGTCCCATTTATCTGATCGGCCCTTCGGGCAACCCCAATTTTGGCGACGAGTTCATCGCCGCCGCATGGCTGAAATACCTTGCCGAAGTGCGGCCGGACGCCGACGTCTGGCTCGACTGCCCGCAGCCGGGCCTGGCGCAGGTCCTTTTCGATGGACTGCACCCGCGCCTGCGCGTCACCAACACCGTGTGGCGGCTGGTGCACGAGACCGCTGAACTGCCACTGGAGGACGCAGCGGAGATTATCAGGGCCCGCGTCACCGGCCTGGGCTCCCCCTCCTACGATCTAGGCCTCCTCAAGCTGCGGGAAGCCGAGTCCCTGCACCTCATCGGCGGCGGCTTCATCAATGAGAACTGGTCCCACCACGTCGGACTCGTAGTGGCGATGCGTGCCGTGCACGGGATGACGGGCGCCCGCCTCATCGCTACCGGCCAGGGACTCATGCCCGCACTGACCTCTGCCCCGGCCGAATTGCCCCTGTTCCAGGACTTTGCGCACGCGGCGGCCCGGGACGAAGCCGGCGCGGTGGCCTACGGGATCACCCAGGAGCTGGACGACGCCTTCCTGGGCGTCACCGCTGAATTGGCGCGTTCCACCGCCGAACCCGGCCTCTACGTCTGCATCCAAAGCGACACTGCCGATCCGGAGCGGTTCGGAACGGCCGTGGATCTGGCGAGGGCCGCCGTCGAAAAGGCCGTGGCCGGCGGAACCAAGGCCTTTTACGTGGAAGCCATCCCTGGCGCCGACCGCGTCGCCTACGAACAGCTGGCGGACCTCATTCCGGAAGAACGGTTCCTGCCGTTCCTGCACATCTGGGCCCACGGCCTTCCGCTGTCCGCCGACCAGACATGGGTAACCAGCCGCTTCCACTTCCACCTGCTGGCAGCGTCGGCAGGGGCCCGCGGCCTCGCCGTCGGTATGAAGAAGGGGTACTACGACGTCAAGCACGAGTCGCTGGCCTCACTGGGCAGCGGCTGGTCGCTCGCGCTGGATGGTGAGGACCCCGGAATCCCTGAGAGCCGGGGTTCGCTGCGCGACGAGCTGCCGGCCCTTATCGCACGCAAGCGTGCCGAGGCGGATAAAATCTATCCGCCGCTGCCGGGCCAGTCCGCGTCCGAGACGCCGGGACCCCCGACGGCCGGGTCGCTTAAGGCCAGGCTGTTTAACAAGGCACTCGCGGCACCGCGGCGTAACAAGATTCGGCCCGGAGCGCTCTGA
- a CDS encoding DUF6541 family protein: MLDWLFGLASSAPTVLFLTAAFFLPGLLVLLPLKPGWPAAVALSPAVTLLMYLAGSFLAAAVGLPWNAGTAALVALPLVVAAWLAGRRFAFGTPLWPEGLGLPATLAVAAGVAVGAGVTCLAILRGIGDPATASQGWDPVFHLNALRWIQESGKATPWSIAPIFGAGTATYYPAGWHGAVALIPGSVAEAANLSSIVIGGLIWPAGLAFLATAVLPRHPAAWALTPLIGASFVSFPFSQLLRSGQWPNGLATALVPATLAVAVLLLRRLTSAGRAETPAREKILLAAILLALLGGCAAAHPSALFATDVALLPFVAARFLPLLVRGVRRRPLLTLGAVLAAAVLATAAWSGLANSRLLAGVMAYRRAVRAVVPDSLNLAFFDLPRFPALSPPAPDDFNMAVGLLVILGAVVAVFVREARPLAVAWLAFVGLYVLAAGPENGLRWLTGVWYKDTQRIAPFIAMTGSLLAALAIAVVTGALVRAVVRALSSRLPRENTSGRWPVPAILFTVAVVAVTGALYVGSGSYRSVERVAVAAQNYAVSNNPGTGVLSSGEQAFIERSGAMLPADAVVIGDPFNGETYFYALTGRHVVYTQLGAPTAGSAAKELLRTGFNRLATDPAICEAVRKVGATYFYEDAPGTSHGSVSLSRWPGFYNVPTDRGFEKVASAAGRTLYRITACR; this comes from the coding sequence ATGCTTGATTGGCTTTTCGGGCTGGCCTCCTCGGCCCCGACCGTCCTGTTCCTGACCGCCGCATTTTTCCTGCCGGGACTCCTGGTTCTGCTGCCGCTAAAGCCGGGCTGGCCGGCGGCCGTCGCGCTCAGTCCGGCCGTCACCCTGCTGATGTATCTGGCCGGCAGTTTCCTGGCGGCCGCCGTTGGCCTGCCATGGAACGCCGGCACTGCAGCGCTTGTTGCCCTGCCGCTGGTCGTCGCCGCCTGGCTGGCCGGCAGGCGGTTCGCCTTTGGAACGCCGCTGTGGCCTGAAGGCCTGGGCCTGCCGGCGACACTGGCGGTGGCCGCGGGGGTTGCCGTCGGAGCCGGGGTGACCTGCCTGGCCATCCTCCGCGGAATCGGGGACCCTGCCACTGCCTCACAGGGCTGGGACCCGGTCTTCCACCTGAACGCGTTGCGGTGGATCCAGGAAAGCGGCAAGGCCACCCCGTGGAGCATCGCCCCCATTTTCGGCGCTGGCACCGCCACCTATTACCCCGCAGGCTGGCATGGCGCTGTGGCCCTCATTCCGGGCAGTGTGGCGGAAGCGGCCAACTTGTCCTCGATCGTCATCGGCGGGCTGATCTGGCCGGCCGGCCTGGCCTTCCTGGCCACAGCCGTGCTGCCGCGGCACCCTGCGGCCTGGGCGCTGACGCCGCTGATCGGGGCCTCCTTCGTCAGCTTCCCCTTCTCGCAGCTCCTCCGCAGCGGCCAGTGGCCCAACGGCCTGGCCACCGCCCTTGTGCCGGCAACCCTGGCCGTGGCCGTCCTGCTGCTGCGCCGCCTGACGTCCGCCGGACGGGCTGAAACGCCGGCCCGGGAAAAGATCCTGCTGGCAGCCATCCTTCTCGCCCTCCTCGGCGGCTGTGCCGCGGCGCACCCCAGTGCCCTGTTTGCCACAGACGTCGCGCTTCTGCCCTTTGTGGCCGCCCGCTTCCTGCCGCTGCTCGTGCGCGGCGTGCGGCGCCGTCCCCTGCTTACGCTGGGGGCTGTGCTGGCGGCGGCAGTGCTTGCCACAGCGGCATGGTCGGGGCTGGCCAACTCACGCCTGCTGGCGGGTGTCATGGCCTACCGCCGGGCCGTGCGGGCCGTGGTCCCGGACTCCCTGAACCTTGCGTTCTTCGATCTGCCGCGCTTTCCGGCCCTCTCCCCGCCCGCGCCGGACGACTTCAACATGGCCGTGGGGCTGCTGGTGATTCTTGGCGCGGTGGTAGCCGTTTTTGTCAGGGAAGCGAGGCCGCTCGCCGTCGCCTGGCTGGCTTTCGTGGGGCTCTATGTGCTGGCTGCGGGACCGGAAAACGGGCTGCGGTGGCTGACAGGCGTGTGGTACAAGGACACCCAGCGGATCGCGCCGTTCATTGCCATGACGGGGAGCCTGCTGGCGGCCCTGGCCATTGCCGTGGTGACGGGTGCCCTAGTGCGGGCAGTGGTCCGGGCCCTGTCCTCCCGGCTTCCACGGGAAAACACATCAGGACGGTGGCCCGTTCCCGCCATCCTCTTCACCGTGGCCGTGGTCGCGGTCACGGGTGCGCTTTACGTCGGTTCCGGAAGCTACCGGTCAGTGGAACGCGTGGCGGTGGCCGCACAGAACTATGCTGTCTCGAACAATCCGGGAACCGGCGTGCTATCCAGCGGAGAACAGGCCTTTATCGAGCGGTCGGGTGCCATGCTGCCTGCAGATGCGGTGGTGATCGGGGATCCGTTCAACGGCGAAACGTACTTCTATGCGCTGACGGGGCGGCATGTTGTCTACACCCAGCTGGGTGCACCAACGGCCGGCAGCGCTGCCAAGGAACTGCTCCGCACAGGCTTCAACCGGCTGGCAACAGACCCTGCGATCTGTGAGGCGGTGCGCAAGGTCGGCGCCACCTACTTCTACGAGGACGCCCCCGGCACGTCGCACGGCAGCGTCAGCCTGAGCCGGTGGCCGGGCTTCTACAACGTCCCCACGGACCGGGGCTTTGAAAAAGTGGCTTCTGCAGCGGGCCGCACGCTGTACCGCATCACGGCCTGCCGCTGA
- a CDS encoding DUF2461 domain-containing protein, with product MSTFEGIPAAAAKFYAELEENNNRDWWQAHSAVYQESVKGPLQALLADLEPRFGPGKIFRPNRDVRFSPDKSPYKIAQGAFASYQEGVGYYLQISADGLLVGGGYHSHSPAQLVRYRNSVDAGNTGEQLQHIVDAIAAGGFAIEGEKLKTVPRGFPKDHPRAELLKHKSLSAGVTLGEPEWLGSAEAEREIATRWEQLRPLVDWVGRHAAP from the coding sequence ATGAGCACATTCGAGGGCATCCCCGCCGCGGCAGCGAAGTTCTACGCTGAGCTGGAGGAGAACAACAACCGCGACTGGTGGCAGGCCCATTCCGCGGTGTACCAGGAATCCGTCAAGGGCCCGCTCCAGGCCCTCCTCGCCGACCTTGAGCCGCGCTTTGGCCCAGGCAAGATTTTCCGTCCCAACCGTGACGTCCGCTTCTCCCCGGACAAGTCCCCCTACAAGATCGCCCAGGGGGCCTTCGCCTCCTACCAGGAAGGTGTGGGCTACTACCTCCAGATCAGCGCAGACGGCCTGCTTGTTGGCGGCGGCTACCACTCGCATTCACCCGCGCAGCTGGTCCGCTACCGGAATTCCGTGGACGCGGGGAACACCGGCGAACAGCTGCAGCACATCGTGGATGCCATCGCGGCCGGCGGATTCGCCATCGAAGGCGAGAAACTGAAAACCGTGCCGCGGGGCTTTCCCAAGGACCATCCCCGCGCCGAGCTGCTGAAGCACAAGTCCCTCTCCGCCGGCGTCACCCTTGGGGAGCCCGAATGGCTCGGCTCAGCGGAGGCGGAACGCGAGATTGCCACCCGCTGGGAACAGCTCCGCCCGCTGGTGGACTGGGTGGGGAGGCATGCCGCCCCGTAA
- a CDS encoding APC family permease has product MNLFRTKSIEQSIADADEPGRKLKRSLSTWDLMIMGVAVAVGAGIFSVGAKAAANFAGPAVTLSFVVAAVTCALAIMCYAEFATAIPVAGSAYVFTYATMGEILAWIIGWNLILELFTAAAVIAKYWGIYLSKVFALMGVDVPPAISLGGVDLYWGAFLIVAVFTVLLVLGTKLSARVGNIFTLIKIGVVVFVIIVGFSYVKLSNYTPFVPASEPTANAGAADVLKQSFFGFLTGAAPAQYGTLGIFAGAALVFFAFIGFDVVATSAEEVKNPQKTLPRGIFGGLALVTLLYILVSLALTGMVSYTQLAEAESPTLTTAFEAVGNTDAAKVIAFGSLVGLTTVIMVLLMGLARVVLAMSRDGLLPRSLSKTSEKRSTPARLQIICGAAVALVAGLTNVDLLEEMINIGTLSAFVMVSLGIIVLRRKRPDLKPAFRVPFGKVIPVLSAVLCLYLMTNLAVETWIFFGIWLVVGIAIYFAYGQRHSRLNEKFAGAKAAVNGPAGDRDDRDNDALTKV; this is encoded by the coding sequence ATGAATCTTTTCCGGACCAAATCCATCGAGCAGTCAATAGCCGACGCCGATGAGCCCGGACGCAAGCTGAAGCGCTCCCTGAGCACCTGGGATCTGATGATCATGGGCGTCGCCGTTGCCGTCGGCGCCGGCATCTTCTCCGTAGGCGCCAAAGCCGCTGCAAACTTCGCCGGCCCCGCCGTCACGCTCTCCTTCGTGGTCGCCGCCGTCACCTGCGCGCTGGCGATCATGTGCTACGCCGAGTTCGCCACCGCCATCCCGGTGGCGGGCTCCGCGTACGTTTTTACTTACGCCACCATGGGCGAGATTCTGGCCTGGATCATCGGCTGGAACCTCATCCTGGAGCTCTTCACCGCGGCTGCGGTGATCGCCAAGTATTGGGGTATCTACCTCAGCAAAGTCTTCGCCCTGATGGGCGTGGACGTGCCGCCGGCCATCTCGCTCGGCGGGGTTGACCTGTACTGGGGCGCCTTCCTCATCGTCGCCGTGTTCACCGTGCTGCTGGTCCTCGGAACCAAGCTGTCCGCCCGCGTCGGCAACATCTTCACGCTGATCAAGATCGGCGTGGTGGTGTTCGTGATCATCGTCGGCTTCAGCTATGTGAAGCTTTCCAACTACACCCCCTTCGTCCCGGCCTCCGAACCGACGGCCAATGCCGGCGCGGCCGACGTCCTGAAGCAGTCGTTCTTCGGCTTCCTCACCGGAGCCGCGCCCGCGCAGTATGGCACCCTTGGGATCTTCGCCGGCGCCGCGCTGGTGTTCTTCGCCTTCATCGGCTTCGACGTCGTGGCCACCTCCGCGGAAGAGGTCAAGAACCCGCAGAAGACCCTGCCCCGCGGCATCTTCGGCGGACTGGCGCTGGTGACGCTGCTGTACATCCTGGTGTCCCTCGCACTGACCGGCATGGTCTCGTACACGCAGCTTGCCGAGGCTGAGAGCCCCACGCTCACCACGGCCTTCGAGGCCGTAGGCAACACCGATGCCGCGAAGGTGATCGCTTTCGGATCCCTCGTGGGCCTGACTACCGTGATCATGGTGCTGCTCATGGGCCTGGCCCGTGTCGTGCTGGCCATGAGCCGCGACGGCCTCCTGCCGCGCTCCCTGTCCAAGACCAGCGAAAAGCGTTCGACGCCGGCCCGCCTGCAGATCATCTGCGGCGCCGCCGTTGCCCTGGTTGCCGGACTCACCAACGTGGACCTGCTCGAGGAAATGATCAACATCGGCACCCTGTCCGCCTTCGTGATGGTCAGCCTGGGCATCATCGTGCTGCGCCGGAAGCGCCCCGACCTGAAGCCGGCCTTCCGCGTGCCGTTCGGCAAGGTAATTCCCGTCCTGTCCGCGGTGCTGTGCCTGTACCTGATGACCAACCTCGCCGTGGAAACCTGGATCTTCTTCGGCATCTGGCTGGTGGTGGGCATTGCCATCTACTTCGCCTACGGACAGCGGCACTCCCGCCTCAACGAGAAGTTCGCCGGCGCCAAAGCCGCTGTGAATGGCCCTGCAGGGGACCGCGACGACCGGGACAACGACGCGCTGACCAAGGTCTAG